In the Myxococcota bacterium genome, one interval contains:
- a CDS encoding ABC transporter ATP-binding protein, whose product MAPPETNTAIEVRGLEKRYGDHRALAGINLSVPAGSCFGLLGPNGAGKSTTVGVLTTLLSPSGGTATLLGHDVERERAAVRARLGVVFQEPALDPELSAREQLRLHARLFRLESPAAVVDDWIERLDLVEHADRAVRKLSGGLRRRVEIARGLLNRPGVLFLDEPTTGLDPAARARIWDELRKLRDSGETTLFLTTHSMEEADALCDEIAILDAGEVRVTGPPERLKADLGGDVVTVVLRDAPASAEAALSSVAGVQRVDASTSDAGTTFHVTVRDAPQQLARLLDPFPAADVLAVEMQRPSLEHVFLHHTGHTFESVESEADAAASDAGAA is encoded by the coding sequence ATGGCTCCCCCCGAAACAAACACGGCCATCGAGGTTCGCGGCCTCGAGAAGCGCTACGGCGACCACCGCGCGCTGGCGGGGATCAATCTCTCGGTCCCGGCCGGCAGCTGCTTCGGCTTGCTGGGTCCGAACGGGGCTGGGAAGTCGACCACCGTCGGCGTCCTCACCACGCTCCTTTCGCCGAGCGGCGGCACGGCCACGCTGCTCGGCCACGACGTCGAGCGCGAGCGCGCCGCGGTCCGGGCTCGGCTCGGCGTGGTGTTCCAGGAGCCCGCTCTCGATCCCGAGCTCTCGGCTCGGGAGCAGCTGCGCTTGCACGCGCGCCTGTTTCGCTTGGAGTCGCCCGCCGCGGTCGTGGACGACTGGATCGAACGGCTCGACCTGGTCGAGCACGCCGATCGCGCGGTGCGCAAGCTCTCCGGCGGCCTGCGTCGCCGCGTCGAGATCGCGCGCGGCTTGCTCAACCGCCCCGGGGTGCTCTTTCTCGATGAGCCGACCACGGGCCTCGACCCCGCGGCCCGCGCCCGGATCTGGGACGAGCTGCGCAAGCTCCGGGACAGCGGCGAGACCACGCTCTTCCTGACCACCCACTCGATGGAAGAGGCCGATGCGCTGTGCGACGAGATCGCGATCCTCGACGCCGGCGAGGTGCGTGTCACCGGGCCGCCCGAGCGCCTCAAGGCCGATCTCGGCGGAGACGTCGTGACGGTGGTCCTGCGCGACGCGCCGGCGTCGGCGGAGGCTGCGCTGTCATCGGTCGCGGGCGTTCAGCGCGTCGACGCGAGCACGTCCGACGCCGGGACGACCTTCCACGTCACCGTGCGCGACGCCCCCCAGCAACTCGCGCGTCTGCTCGATCCCTTCCCGGCGGCCGACGTGCTGGCGGTCGAGATGCAGCGACCGAGTCTCGAGCACGTGTTCCTCCACCACACCGGTCATACGTTCGAGTCGGTCGAATCCGAAGCAGACGCGGCCGCATCCGATGCGGGGGCCGCATGA
- a CDS encoding citrate synthase, translated as MSETAKLQVGDQTLELPIIEGSEGERGIDIGKLRSQTGLITLDPGYANSGSCKSAITFIDGEKGILRYRGIPIEQLAEKSTFLEVAYLLIYGQLPTGTELEEFVNSITLHTMIHEDFKRFFGALPKDAHPMAACAAACGSLSAFYPDSLDPRDPRQVEISVHRLIAKMITMAAYAYKHSIGQPFIYPRNELSYSANFLHMMFATPCEPYEVDPVIEKAIDLLLILHADHEQNCSTSTVRLVGSSMVNLFAAISAGINALWGPSHGGANQAVIEMLAQIRDEGITAREFVDRAKRGDDTARLMGFGHRVYKNFDPRMKIIKKACFEVLENLGVRTKLLEIAVELEEIALKDDYFVERRLYPNVDFYSGVIYNAIGTPANMFTAIFALGRLPGWIAQWLELHNDPDFKIGRPRQIYTGANQTDYVPLDQR; from the coding sequence ATGTCGGAAACGGCCAAGCTGCAAGTCGGTGATCAGACTCTGGAACTCCCCATCATCGAGGGCAGCGAGGGCGAACGCGGAATCGACATCGGCAAACTGCGTTCGCAGACCGGCCTGATCACCCTCGATCCCGGCTACGCGAACTCGGGCTCCTGCAAGAGCGCGATCACCTTCATCGACGGTGAGAAAGGCATCTTGCGGTACCGGGGCATCCCGATCGAGCAGCTCGCCGAGAAGAGCACCTTCCTCGAGGTGGCCTACCTGCTGATCTACGGACAGCTCCCGACGGGCACCGAGCTCGAGGAGTTCGTCAACTCGATCACGCTCCATACGATGATCCATGAGGACTTCAAGCGCTTCTTCGGAGCGCTCCCGAAGGACGCGCACCCGATGGCTGCCTGCGCCGCAGCGTGTGGTTCGCTTTCAGCCTTCTACCCCGATTCCCTCGACCCGCGCGATCCGCGCCAGGTCGAGATCTCGGTACATCGGCTCATCGCGAAGATGATCACGATGGCCGCCTACGCCTACAAGCACTCGATCGGTCAGCCGTTCATCTACCCTCGCAACGAGCTGTCCTACTCGGCGAACTTCCTGCACATGATGTTCGCCACGCCGTGCGAGCCCTACGAGGTCGATCCGGTCATCGAGAAGGCCATCGACCTCCTGCTCATCCTGCACGCCGACCACGAGCAGAACTGCTCCACCAGCACGGTGCGGCTGGTGGGTTCGTCGATGGTGAACCTGTTCGCGGCGATCTCTGCCGGCATCAACGCGCTCTGGGGCCCGAGCCACGGTGGCGCAAACCAGGCCGTGATCGAGATGCTGGCCCAGATTCGCGACGAGGGAATCACCGCCCGCGAGTTCGTCGATCGCGCGAAGCGCGGCGACGACACGGCGCGCTTGATGGGCTTCGGGCACCGCGTCTACAAGAACTTCGACCCGCGCATGAAGATCATCAAGAAGGCTTGCTTCGAGGTCCTCGAGAATCTCGGCGTCCGCACGAAGCTGCTCGAGATCGCGGTCGAGCTCGAAGAGATCGCCCTCAAGGACGACTACTTCGTCGAGCGGCGCCTCTACCCGAACGTCGACTTCTACTCGGGCGTCATCTACAACGCGATCGGAACGCCGGCGAACATGTTCACGGCGATCTTCGCGCTGGGACGCCTGCCCGGCTGGATCGCCCAGTGGCTCGAGCTGCACAACGACCCCGACTTCAAGATCGGGCGTCCGCGGCAGATCTACACCGGCGCCAACCAGACCGACTACGTCCCGCTCGACCAGCGCTAG
- a CDS encoding TIGR01777 family oxidoreductase, whose product MAAASDTVLITGGTGLVGGALSRALLDAGHGARIVSRRASPRGLPAGAESCVWDGTKVAPEDLAGLRAVVHLAGEPVFGGLPTATHKARVRESRVASTRALVESLGACSDAERPRTFVCASAVGYYGDRGDTLLAEDADAGEGLLAEVCVDWEREALAAEALGVRTVRVRIGIVLAKDGGALPQLVLPFRFGLGGRLGDGRQWFPWIHLDDLTALLFAAITDEGWQGAVNGVAPQPVTNSELTRTLGRVLGRPTLLPVPGFAVRAALGELAGELLGSRRVVPRVAEERGFAFRYPELEPALADLL is encoded by the coding sequence ATGGCCGCTGCATCCGACACCGTGCTGATCACCGGCGGCACCGGTCTGGTCGGAGGTGCCCTCTCTCGGGCACTGCTCGACGCGGGTCACGGCGCGCGCATCGTCTCGCGCCGCGCATCGCCGCGGGGACTCCCTGCCGGCGCCGAGAGCTGCGTGTGGGATGGGACGAAGGTCGCGCCGGAAGACCTGGCGGGCTTGCGCGCCGTCGTGCACCTCGCCGGCGAACCCGTGTTCGGTGGGCTTCCCACCGCCACCCACAAGGCGCGCGTGCGTGAGAGCCGGGTGGCCTCGACCCGCGCGCTCGTCGAATCCCTCGGCGCGTGCTCCGACGCGGAGCGCCCGCGCACCTTCGTGTGTGCGTCGGCCGTCGGCTACTACGGGGACCGCGGCGACACGCTCCTCGCCGAAGACGCCGACGCCGGCGAAGGACTGCTCGCCGAGGTCTGCGTCGACTGGGAACGGGAAGCCCTGGCCGCCGAAGCGTTGGGCGTCCGCACCGTGCGCGTGCGGATCGGCATCGTGCTCGCGAAGGACGGCGGAGCGCTGCCCCAGCTGGTGCTGCCCTTCCGCTTCGGGCTCGGCGGGCGCCTCGGCGACGGGCGTCAGTGGTTTCCGTGGATCCACCTCGACGACCTCACTGCCCTGCTCTTCGCCGCGATCACCGACGAGGGCTGGCAAGGCGCCGTGAATGGGGTCGCCCCCCAGCCGGTGACCAACTCCGAGCTCACGCGCACCCTCGGCCGGGTGCTGGGGCGCCCCACCCTGCTCCCGGTCCCGGGCTTCGCCGTACGCGCGGCGCTCGGCGAACTCGCCGGAGAGCTGCTCGGCAGCCGACGCGTGGTCCCGCGCGTTGCCGAGGAGCGTGGCTTCGCGTTCCGGTATCCCGAGCTGGAGCCCGCGCTCGCCGACCTGCTCTAG
- a CDS encoding pitrilysin family protein: MQRHRFRGFGLIVSCVVAFATAAAAIDDPAARTQVTTFDNGLVAVTLEDDATPVVSFQIWVQVGSRDESEYTGLAHLFEHMMFKGSKHIAPEEHARLVNARGGVINAFTSRDFTVYFEDVTRESLPLVIDLEHERFSNLRVTEDMLKSERQVVLEERRYRTEDKPVGRAYEALLALLWQAHPYRWPVIGWRSDVEKATVEVCQDFFDRFYAPNNLVIAVAGDFDTEATLAHLERTFGQMPNPGPILRNPTEEPEQSGERRSTVHFDLRSPVLAAAWHAPPTGHEDGEALDVLSQILSDGRSSRLYKSLVHEAEIALSASGGYWEMIDAGAFLALAGVRPGEDIDEVERLFFAEIDKLRDAPVTEAELAKAKRQLEVSLVNGLATSHALSSRIGRDYATFGRIRPLDERLERIRSVTAEDVQRVARTYLVKAKRNVVHIVPPPEEAAEAPAPANARDNGEGA; this comes from the coding sequence ATGCAAAGACACCGCTTTCGAGGCTTTGGGCTCATCGTGTCCTGCGTCGTCGCGTTCGCGACGGCGGCAGCGGCCATCGACGATCCGGCCGCGCGCACGCAGGTCACCACCTTCGACAACGGACTCGTCGCGGTGACACTCGAAGACGACGCCACGCCCGTCGTCTCCTTCCAGATCTGGGTGCAGGTCGGCTCGCGCGACGAATCCGAGTACACCGGGCTCGCCCACCTCTTCGAGCACATGATGTTCAAAGGGTCGAAGCACATCGCCCCCGAAGAACACGCCCGGCTGGTGAACGCCCGCGGCGGTGTGATCAACGCGTTCACGAGCCGCGATTTCACGGTCTACTTCGAGGACGTCACCCGCGAATCCCTGCCGCTGGTGATCGACCTCGAGCACGAGCGCTTCTCGAACCTGCGTGTCACCGAAGACATGCTGAAGAGCGAGCGTCAGGTGGTGCTCGAAGAGCGCCGCTACCGCACCGAGGACAAGCCGGTGGGGCGTGCCTACGAGGCGCTGCTGGCCCTGCTCTGGCAGGCCCATCCCTACCGCTGGCCGGTGATCGGTTGGCGCAGCGACGTCGAGAAGGCGACCGTCGAGGTCTGCCAGGACTTCTTCGACCGCTTCTACGCGCCGAACAACCTGGTGATCGCGGTGGCCGGCGACTTCGACACCGAAGCCACGCTCGCCCACCTGGAGCGCACCTTCGGGCAGATGCCCAACCCGGGCCCGATCCTGCGCAACCCGACCGAGGAGCCCGAGCAGTCCGGCGAACGGCGCTCGACGGTGCACTTCGACCTGCGCAGCCCGGTACTCGCAGCGGCCTGGCACGCGCCGCCGACGGGGCACGAAGACGGCGAGGCCCTCGACGTGCTCTCCCAGATCCTCTCCGACGGCCGCTCGAGCCGTCTCTACAAGAGCCTCGTGCACGAAGCCGAGATCGCCCTGTCGGCGTCCGGGGGCTACTGGGAGATGATCGATGCCGGTGCGTTCCTGGCGCTGGCGGGTGTGCGTCCGGGTGAGGACATCGACGAAGTCGAGCGCCTGTTCTTCGCCGAGATCGACAAGCTGCGCGACGCGCCGGTGACCGAAGCCGAGCTCGCCAAGGCCAAGCGCCAGCTCGAGGTGTCACTGGTGAACGGCCTGGCCACGAGCCACGCCCTGTCGTCCCGGATCGGCCGCGACTACGCGACCTTCGGCCGGATCCGCCCGCTCGACGAACGACTCGAACGGATCCGGTCGGTGACGGCCGAGGACGTGCAGCGGGTCGCCCGCACCTACCTCGTGAAAGCGAAACGCAACGTCGTCCACATCGTGCCACCGCCCGAGGAAGCGGCCGAAGCGCCTGCACCCGCGAATGCACGCGACAATGGGGAGGGCGCCTGA
- a CDS encoding glycosyltransferase family 2 protein yields MASPNAPHPVSACIIAGNEADRIGACLDSVAFCDEVLVVDSHSEDRTREIAAEHGARVIERDWPGHVAQKEFAIREAKHDWVFCIDADERVAPELRAAIERVQEGGFGNAAGYEVSRVSRYLGRWIRHGTWYPDWKLRLFDRRRGGWSGRNPHDHVRVDGPVTRLAGELEHDPYRSFSDHLRTIDTYTTTMAEEMRSEGRRARWRDVVLRPPARFFVFYVLRRGFLDGWRGLLLAYLAAHYVRLKYAKLWIAERS; encoded by the coding sequence GTGGCCTCTCCGAACGCTCCGCACCCGGTGAGCGCCTGCATCATCGCGGGCAACGAAGCCGATCGCATCGGTGCATGCCTCGACAGCGTGGCCTTCTGCGACGAGGTCCTCGTCGTCGACTCCCACTCCGAGGACCGCACGCGCGAGATCGCCGCCGAGCACGGCGCGCGTGTGATCGAACGCGACTGGCCCGGCCACGTCGCCCAGAAAGAGTTCGCGATCCGCGAGGCGAAACACGACTGGGTGTTCTGCATCGACGCGGATGAGCGCGTCGCGCCCGAGCTGCGCGCCGCCATCGAGCGCGTGCAGGAGGGGGGCTTCGGGAACGCGGCGGGCTACGAGGTGTCGCGGGTGTCGCGCTACCTCGGGCGCTGGATCCGTCACGGCACCTGGTACCCCGACTGGAAGCTGCGGCTCTTCGACCGACGTCGCGGCGGCTGGAGCGGGCGCAACCCCCACGACCACGTGCGGGTGGACGGCCCGGTCACCCGCCTGGCCGGAGAGCTCGAACACGACCCCTACCGCAGCTTCTCGGACCACCTGCGCACCATCGACACCTACACGACCACGATGGCCGAGGAGATGCGCAGCGAGGGTCGGCGCGCGCGCTGGCGCGACGTCGTGCTGCGCCCGCCCGCCCGTTTCTTCGTCTTCTACGTCCTGCGCCGCGGCTTCCTCGACGGCTGGCGCGGGCTCCTGCTGGCGTACCTCGCCGCCCACTACGTGCGGCTCAAGTACGCGAAGCTCTGGATCGCCGAACGCTCGTGA
- the lpxA gene encoding acyl-ACP--UDP-N-acetylglucosamine O-acyltransferase, with protein sequence MPEIHPTAILDGDVELAADVQIGPHCVIRGRVQIGEETRLIGHVYLEGPLVLGAHNLVYPFTTLGFAPQDLSFPPDREGAGLVIGDQNRFRESVTISRATGDAPTRIGDRNYWMANTHAGHDSEIGNDCVIANGTLLGGWVRVGDNVFAGGNVAVHQRCQLGRGSFLTGSVGLNKDLPPFFMLTGGNVAGSINLIGMRRSGMPSDQIDDVKWVYKKLYRSSLPLRKALDEIEERGDRPLVAEYLTFLRGMTQGLCPHRGEARRGTGLD encoded by the coding sequence ATGCCGGAGATCCACCCGACCGCGATCCTCGATGGGGACGTCGAACTGGCGGCGGACGTCCAGATCGGGCCCCACTGCGTGATCCGCGGGCGGGTCCAGATCGGGGAAGAGACGCGCCTCATCGGCCACGTCTACCTCGAGGGCCCGCTGGTGCTGGGCGCGCACAACCTCGTCTACCCCTTCACCACCCTGGGCTTCGCTCCCCAGGATCTGTCCTTTCCGCCTGACCGGGAGGGCGCCGGCCTGGTGATCGGCGACCAGAACCGCTTCCGTGAATCGGTCACGATCTCGCGCGCCACCGGTGACGCGCCGACGCGGATCGGCGATCGCAACTACTGGATGGCGAACACCCACGCCGGTCACGATTCCGAGATCGGCAATGACTGCGTGATCGCGAATGGCACCCTGCTCGGCGGCTGGGTGCGGGTGGGCGACAACGTCTTCGCCGGCGGCAACGTGGCCGTGCATCAGCGCTGCCAGCTCGGGCGCGGCTCCTTCCTGACCGGCAGCGTCGGCCTGAACAAGGATCTGCCGCCCTTCTTCATGCTCACCGGCGGCAACGTGGCGGGCAGCATCAACCTGATCGGGATGCGCCGCTCTGGGATGCCCAGCGATCAGATCGACGACGTGAAGTGGGTGTACAAGAAGCTCTATCGCAGCTCGCTCCCGCTGCGAAAGGCGCTCGACGAGATCGAGGAGCGCGGCGATCGCCCGCTCGTGGCCGAGTACCTGACGTTCCTTCGCGGCATGACCCAGGGGCTGTGCCCGCACCGCGGCGAAGCGCGTCGCGGTACCGGACTGGACTGA
- a CDS encoding ABC transporter permease, whose translation MNAGLGDLWALTGRELRRYARDRAYWVGQIVFPLAFVGFIGFGLNDVVDLPSGTSYVGHLATGLLALLVGSGAVGGGFSLIEDKTSGFLRALLVAPVARIHLVLAKLISRTLLSLVLVAGLGLLLALFTPVRIHDPVAGIVAVVAITAIFVALGVTLAVPLRRLESFRLIAALVTVPLYLFSGIFYPVSTLPAPTRWLSVVNPLTYGVDLLRYALLGVHELPVGRSLVLLCGLTALAIALAAYAFDRGTRG comes from the coding sequence ATGAACGCCGGGCTGGGTGATCTCTGGGCGCTCACCGGCCGCGAGCTGCGGCGCTATGCGCGCGATCGCGCGTACTGGGTCGGGCAGATCGTGTTTCCCCTCGCCTTCGTGGGGTTCATCGGCTTCGGGCTCAACGACGTCGTCGATCTACCCAGCGGGACCAGCTACGTCGGGCATCTGGCCACGGGCCTGCTCGCGCTGCTGGTCGGGTCGGGCGCGGTGGGCGGCGGCTTCTCGCTGATCGAAGACAAGACCAGCGGGTTTCTGCGCGCGCTGCTCGTCGCACCCGTGGCGCGCATCCATCTCGTACTGGCGAAGCTGATTTCGCGCACCCTCCTGTCCCTGGTGCTGGTGGCGGGGCTCGGCCTCTTGCTCGCGCTCTTCACGCCGGTGCGCATCCATGATCCGGTGGCGGGGATCGTCGCCGTCGTGGCGATCACCGCGATCTTCGTGGCACTCGGCGTGACCCTCGCGGTGCCGCTGCGGCGCCTCGAATCGTTCCGTCTGATCGCCGCCCTCGTGACGGTCCCGCTCTACCTGTTCTCGGGGATCTTCTACCCGGTCTCGACGCTGCCGGCGCCGACCCGCTGGCTCAGCGTCGTGAACCCGCTGACCTACGGCGTCGATCTGCTCCGCTACGCGCTCCTCGGTGTACACGAGTTGCCGGTCGGACGTTCCTTGGTTTTGCTCTGCGGATTGACGGCATTGGCCATCGCGCTTGCCGCCTACGCCTTCGACCGGGGCACCCGGGGCTGA
- a CDS encoding diguanylate cyclase, translating into MERSTSQDPRRLRELLARAEMLAQEHGLRSVLVGLSGFEGDLAFPEIVDYVESALRVDDALFRMTRERVVILLTDVDADQAAGIVARLLDEYREHYPSTSEPTVGLGQFEIGPDTTEVSLKLVLPALFATPPTSH; encoded by the coding sequence GTGGAACGATCGACCTCCCAAGATCCCCGACGGCTCCGCGAGCTCTTGGCGCGCGCCGAGATGCTGGCCCAGGAGCACGGGCTGCGCTCCGTCCTGGTGGGCCTTTCCGGGTTCGAGGGCGATCTCGCCTTCCCGGAGATCGTCGACTACGTCGAGAGCGCGCTGCGCGTCGACGATGCGCTGTTCCGCATGACGCGCGAGCGCGTCGTGATCCTCCTGACCGATGTCGACGCCGACCAGGCGGCCGGGATCGTGGCCCGGCTGCTCGACGAGTACCGGGAGCACTACCCCTCGACGAGCGAGCCCACGGTGGGCCTGGGCCAGTTCGAGATCGGGCCCGATACGACCGAGGTCTCGCTGAAGCTCGTGCTGCCCGCGCTCTTCGCGACGCCTCCCACGTCCCACTAG
- a CDS encoding COX15/CtaA family protein, whose translation MLDEGTTRGDALARVEGRGTAAPRPSGLTAGFLALVLLTYGLIVLGALVRAHGAGLACPDWPLCFGEFVPAMDLKVAFEWSHRVVAGTVALSFAALAFWGWRITGDGDRLRPLFVLAAVLLLVQIVLGALTVWELLASWTVTSHLLVGNSIVACFAWIGWELRDRNAGAPAAAADVAAHARRWLWVVGGLLLLQMFLGGQVSSRYAGLACPEWPTCNGGLWFPTWQGTVGIHLLHRLNGYALLGVLLGWAATARGTGRLAWLARLAGALGLAQVAVGIANVVLALPVEVTGLHSALATALVLTATLAVRDAWFRHA comes from the coding sequence ATGCTAGACGAGGGAACGACCCGAGGCGACGCGCTCGCGCGGGTCGAGGGCCGCGGCACCGCCGCTCCGCGTCCGTCGGGCCTGACCGCCGGTTTCCTGGCGCTCGTGCTGCTCACCTACGGCTTGATCGTGCTCGGCGCGCTGGTGCGCGCCCACGGCGCCGGGCTCGCCTGCCCCGACTGGCCGCTCTGCTTCGGCGAGTTCGTCCCGGCCATGGACCTGAAGGTCGCCTTCGAGTGGTCGCATCGGGTGGTGGCGGGCACGGTCGCCCTCTCCTTCGCGGCCCTCGCCTTCTGGGGCTGGCGGATCACCGGAGATGGCGATCGCTTGCGCCCGCTCTTCGTGCTGGCCGCCGTGCTGCTGCTGGTGCAGATCGTCCTGGGGGCCCTCACGGTCTGGGAACTGCTCGCCTCGTGGACCGTCACGTCGCACCTGCTCGTCGGAAACTCGATCGTCGCCTGCTTCGCCTGGATCGGTTGGGAGCTCCGCGACCGAAACGCGGGAGCGCCGGCTGCGGCGGCCGACGTCGCAGCCCACGCGCGTCGCTGGCTGTGGGTCGTCGGCGGGCTCCTGCTCCTTCAGATGTTCTTGGGTGGCCAGGTCTCTTCGCGCTACGCCGGCCTCGCCTGTCCCGAGTGGCCCACCTGCAACGGCGGACTCTGGTTCCCGACCTGGCAGGGAACCGTCGGCATACACCTGCTGCACCGGCTCAACGGCTATGCCCTGCTCGGCGTGCTCCTCGGCTGGGCCGCGACCGCCCGAGGCACGGGCCGACTGGCCTGGCTGGCCCGGCTCGCCGGCGCGCTGGGCCTCGCCCAGGTGGCCGTCGGCATCGCGAACGTCGTGCTGGCGCTGCCGGTCGAGGTGACGGGGCTCCATTCGGCCCTGGCCACCGCCCTGGTCCTGACCGCCACCCTGGCGGTCCGCGACGCGTGGTTCCGGCACGCCTGA
- a CDS encoding translation initiation factor Sui1, with translation MSRDRTVYSTGSGRMCPHCGRSSKGCVCRKNPRAPQGDGVVRVRREVKGRRGKPVTTISGVPLPSEDLRDLAGELKRRCGSGGSVKDGVIEIQGDHRDAVIPELEAKGFTVKRAGG, from the coding sequence TTGAGTCGGGATCGCACGGTCTATTCCACGGGCAGCGGACGGATGTGCCCCCACTGTGGTCGCTCGTCGAAGGGCTGCGTGTGCCGGAAGAACCCGCGCGCACCCCAGGGCGACGGCGTGGTGCGCGTGCGACGCGAGGTGAAGGGGCGCCGAGGGAAACCGGTGACCACCATCTCGGGCGTCCCGCTCCCGTCGGAGGATCTGCGCGATCTCGCCGGCGAGCTGAAGCGCCGCTGCGGCAGTGGCGGCTCGGTGAAGGACGGTGTGATCGAGATCCAGGGCGACCACCGCGACGCCGTGATCCCGGAGCTCGAGGCGAAGGGCTTCACCGTCAAGCGCGCCGGCGGCTGA
- a CDS encoding aminotransferase class IV: MTDGSRLPPFPVWADGRLHPAGSFVVSADDSAYRSGLGCYTSALVRGGDVRHLDRHIARLRRAAKALGFAVPSDTAVREAFRGLARAAFDGRDGAIRMQLSRDASGTRLVGIPRALGNDPVRWRAITSPIAHPGPSRFPGQKLTNRVEIEGAAEAAQAEGVEEALLFDRQGRLVEGTRSNLVLEDGQGHWLTPPAERGGVAGLALEILRERSAIHERDLGPRDLASARGVCVTNAVRGARALGALDGTPLPAGGDALAARLADLLDRV, from the coding sequence GTGACGGACGGTTCGCGTCTCCCGCCGTTCCCGGTCTGGGCCGACGGACGCCTGCATCCAGCGGGCAGCTTCGTGGTGTCGGCGGACGACTCGGCGTACCGCTCCGGGCTCGGCTGCTACACGAGTGCGCTCGTGCGGGGCGGCGACGTGCGCCACCTCGACCGACACATCGCGCGTCTGCGCCGGGCGGCGAAGGCGCTCGGCTTCGCGGTGCCCTCCGACACCGCCGTGCGCGAGGCGTTTCGCGGGCTCGCCCGGGCGGCGTTCGATGGCAGGGACGGCGCCATCCGCATGCAGCTCTCGCGCGACGCGAGCGGCACCCGCCTGGTGGGGATCCCGCGTGCGCTCGGGAACGATCCCGTGCGGTGGCGGGCCATCACCTCGCCCATCGCCCACCCCGGGCCCTCCCGCTTCCCCGGACAGAAGCTCACGAATCGGGTGGAGATCGAAGGTGCCGCCGAAGCCGCGCAAGCCGAGGGCGTCGAGGAGGCGCTGCTCTTCGACCGACAGGGACGTCTCGTCGAGGGCACGCGCAGCAACCTCGTTCTCGAGGACGGGCAAGGGCACTGGCTCACGCCGCCCGCCGAGCGCGGCGGCGTCGCCGGCCTCGCGCTCGAGATCCTGCGAGAGCGGTCCGCGATCCACGAACGGGACCTCGGCCCGCGTGATCTCGCTTCGGCGCGAGGCGTGTGTGTCACCAACGCGGTGCGCGGCGCCCGCGCGCTCGGCGCGCTCGACGGGACGCCGCTCCCGGCCGGTGGCGACGCCCTCGCGGCACGTCTGGCCGACTTGCTCGACCGGGTCTGA